The proteins below come from a single Tissierella sp. MB52-C2 genomic window:
- a CDS encoding MFS transporter yields the protein MDYKVKSSNRLNIYLMYLIAFFQGFVFYGPVATLYRQSRGISMYQIFLIESVFWILMISLEIPWGWFADRYGYKKTLVISNILFFVSKIVFYKSFSFEMFIFERILLAIAISGLSGCDVALLYASIEEGKSQKVFGLYDALNRCGYLIASLISIIIVKFSIDKTASLTIIPYGIAMILTLFINDVEVDIKEKPSLIDSFRNTLKNKQMIILIISIALVREVVQATSVFLNQLQYIRSGIDISHFGILAVAIQIVNLSSAKSHILSDKFGKNNSIEMLIFFITICCFSLIFTQNQILSVVSIMIVTGSMSLVNPIILEIQNKAIVTGDRATVLSMHAMVGNVVAAVVNPFIGKAADTSVQAAFTVCLFIAVCGYGFFFIYKKMSLASEIEEKINLSN from the coding sequence TTGGATTATAAGGTAAAGTCTAGTAATAGATTAAACATATATTTAATGTATTTGATTGCATTTTTTCAGGGCTTTGTATTTTATGGGCCTGTGGCAACATTATATCGACAGAGTAGAGGAATTTCTATGTATCAGATTTTCTTGATAGAATCAGTATTTTGGATACTAATGATAAGCCTTGAAATCCCTTGGGGATGGTTTGCTGATCGATATGGGTATAAAAAGACACTAGTGATTTCTAATATACTGTTTTTTGTATCAAAGATCGTTTTCTACAAGTCCTTTTCCTTTGAAATGTTTATTTTTGAAAGAATATTGTTAGCAATAGCAATATCAGGTTTATCAGGCTGTGACGTAGCCCTTTTATATGCTTCAATAGAAGAGGGGAAATCGCAAAAAGTATTTGGATTATACGATGCTTTAAATAGATGTGGTTATTTAATTGCTTCTTTAATATCAATAATAATTGTGAAATTTTCCATTGATAAGACAGCATCTTTAACTATCATTCCATATGGGATAGCTATGATACTAACTTTATTTATCAACGATGTAGAGGTTGATATAAAAGAAAAGCCAAGCTTAATAGACAGCTTCAGAAACACCTTGAAAAACAAGCAAATGATAATTTTAATTATCTCTATTGCATTAGTCCGTGAGGTAGTCCAAGCAACCAGTGTATTCCTAAATCAGCTTCAATATATAAGAAGTGGGATAGATATAAGTCACTTTGGGATTTTGGCTGTAGCTATACAAATCGTTAATTTAAGTTCTGCAAAATCTCATATTTTGAGCGACAAGTTTGGAAAAAATAATAGTATTGAAATGTTAATATTTTTTATAACAATTTGCTGTTTCTCTCTGATATTTACCCAAAATCAAATTTTGTCGGTGGTATCAATCATGATTGTCACTGGAAGTATGTCACTGGTGAACCCTATCATTTTAGAGATACAGAATAAAGCTATAGTTACAGGAGATAGGGCAACAGTTTTATCTATGCATGCAATGGTAGGAAATGTTGTTGCTGCTGTAGTAAATCCATTTATAGGAAAAGCTGCTGATACCTCTGTACAGGCTGCTTTTACCGTCTGCCTATTCATAGCAGTATGTGGATATGGGTTTTTCTTCATATATAAAAAAATGAGTTTGGCATCAGAGATAGAGGAGAAAATTAATCTATCTAATTAA
- a CDS encoding 3'-5' exonuclease: MHYIVFDLEFNQDFSSFQEQNTIIKRSKYPFEIIQIGAIKLDLDFNTIAIFNRYVKPTIYSKVNSFITELTGITTEQLLIQEPFFEVYNAYIEFIGNTESIFCIWGMSDIKELFRSVDYYKLDPNPLPKMFINLQPYASKHLNISEKKLLGLQNAIEMLNIPITYNFHNALYDAYYTAEIFKKIYTSSIQPKLYDPSYIKIRPIQRKKQIDYDSLIQQFRKMYGRDMTEEEQEIIKLAYKMGKTHQFLK, translated from the coding sequence ATGCATTATATTGTTTTTGATTTAGAGTTTAATCAAGATTTTTCTTCCTTCCAAGAACAAAATACTATCATAAAAAGATCTAAATATCCTTTTGAAATTATCCAAATAGGTGCAATAAAACTGGATCTAGATTTTAATACCATAGCAATTTTTAACCGTTATGTAAAGCCAACTATTTATTCCAAAGTAAATTCATTTATTACAGAATTGACAGGCATTACTACAGAGCAACTTCTTATACAAGAGCCATTTTTTGAAGTTTATAATGCCTACATTGAATTTATAGGTAATACAGAATCCATATTTTGTATTTGGGGTATGTCTGATATAAAAGAATTATTTAGGAGTGTCGACTATTATAAATTAGATCCCAACCCCTTGCCTAAAATGTTTATTAATCTCCAACCTTATGCTTCCAAGCATCTGAATATTTCTGAAAAAAAGTTACTTGGTCTCCAAAATGCCATAGAGATGCTTAATATTCCAATAACGTATAACTTTCATAATGCACTTTATGATGCCTACTATACTGCTGAAATATTTAAAAAGATATATACCTCATCAATTCAACCAAAACTCTATGATCCATCATATATAAAAATTAGACCAATACAACGTAAAAAACAGATAGATTATGATAGCCTTATTCAGCAATTCAGAAAAATGTATGGAAGAGATATGACTGAAGAAGAACAGGAGATAATTAAACTAGCTTATAAAATGGGGAAAACACATCAGTTTTTAAAATGA
- a CDS encoding PQQ-dependent sugar dehydrogenase, protein MRRQERFSNLTTPPNEYKENYKRKLNPSDIKLPLGYKIDVFAQGLNTPINMIFTENGEMLVADAGVISGNGKVLRLSKNGFEIVAEGFNPPLTGINYLNGNIYVSHRGFITIVKPDGTKEDIISGLPSFGDHHNNQVVFGCDGKMYFGQGTATNSGVVGLDNSWIEKYPFFHDYPGSNIVLNGENFITKNIQTASPDDYTCTGAYSPFGVPGTPYEWVKGIARASGSILRSNLDGSDLELIAWGLRNPFRLKFDRFNRLFSTNHGSDVRGSRPINNSPDEFHVIVPGTWYGWPDYTGGLPVTLPRFKPEGEAQPRFLLAEHPMAPPEPFALFTPHSAIMGFDFNYSDFGPYGDAYIAEYGSEAPETTGGKPLPNVGHRISRINMETGEVTDFAINKSGLPASYTGEGGFERPIDVVFGPDNAMYILDFAVTPEGEPDEFYPKSGVIWKITKNSQL, encoded by the coding sequence ATGAGAAGACAAGAGCGATTTTCTAATTTAACTACACCGCCTAATGAATACAAAGAAAACTATAAGAGAAAACTTAATCCTTCTGACATAAAATTACCTTTAGGCTATAAGATAGATGTATTCGCACAAGGATTAAATACCCCTATTAATATGATTTTTACTGAAAATGGAGAAATGCTAGTGGCTGATGCTGGAGTTATATCTGGTAATGGTAAAGTTCTGCGTCTTTCTAAGAATGGCTTTGAAATAGTTGCAGAAGGCTTTAATCCCCCATTAACAGGTATAAATTACCTCAACGGAAACATTTATGTATCTCATAGAGGATTTATAACCATAGTCAAACCAGATGGAACAAAGGAAGACATAATTTCTGGTCTGCCTAGTTTTGGCGATCATCATAACAATCAAGTAGTTTTTGGATGTGATGGAAAAATGTATTTTGGGCAAGGAACAGCTACTAACTCAGGTGTAGTAGGATTAGATAATAGTTGGATAGAAAAGTACCCCTTTTTCCATGATTACCCTGGAAGTAACATAGTTTTAAATGGAGAGAACTTTATAACTAAAAATATTCAAACTGCATCACCAGATGACTATACCTGCACTGGTGCATATTCACCCTTTGGTGTACCAGGTACTCCTTATGAATGGGTAAAAGGTATCGCAAGGGCTAGTGGCAGTATACTTAGATCAAATCTTGATGGCTCAGACCTTGAGCTAATCGCTTGGGGGCTTAGGAATCCATTTAGATTAAAGTTTGACAGATTTAATAGGCTATTTAGTACAAATCATGGTTCAGATGTTAGAGGCAGCAGACCTATTAATAATTCACCAGATGAATTTCATGTGATTGTTCCTGGAACTTGGTATGGCTGGCCTGATTACACTGGAGGACTTCCAGTAACACTGCCAAGATTCAAACCAGAAGGTGAAGCTCAACCTAGATTTTTATTGGCCGAACATCCAATGGCTCCTCCAGAACCATTTGCCCTCTTTACTCCACACTCTGCCATAATGGGTTTTGATTTTAATTATAGCGATTTTGGTCCCTATGGGGATGCTTATATTGCCGAATATGGTAGTGAGGCTCCGGAAACTACAGGAGGCAAACCCCTTCCTAATGTAGGTCATAGAATATCAAGAATTAATATGGAAACAGGAGAAGTAACTGACTTTGCTATTAATAAGTCTGGTCTTCCAGCTTCTTATACAGGTGAAGGAGGCTTTGAAAGACCAATTGATGTAGTATTTGGACCTGACAACGCTATGTATATACTGGATTTTGCAGTTACACCTGAGGGCGAACCTGATGAGTTTTATCCAAAATCGGGTGTTATATGGAAAATTACTAAGAATAGTCAGCTATAA
- a CDS encoding TetR/AcrR family transcriptional regulator: MTIKGRREREKEEMRELILSAANDIIASEGLDKVSIRKIARKIEYSPSIIYHYFNDKEEILNNLMQRGYKKIVTAVSSAKVEGDSPKERLIEMTKNYIEAALNMPEEFMAAKLNQSEIALKHTSSLFKGASKEKPALAALYNCLKEIYKDKEIDENTVELTAQMIAVSTLGLIIKLIIEKDIGDKQRQRLIEYFSEEVVLRIVNETGIKSKEV; encoded by the coding sequence ATGACTATTAAAGGAAGAAGAGAACGTGAAAAGGAAGAAATGAGAGAGCTTATTCTTTCGGCAGCAAATGATATTATTGCTTCTGAAGGTCTTGACAAGGTATCAATTAGAAAAATAGCTAGGAAAATTGAATACTCTCCATCTATTATTTATCACTATTTTAATGATAAGGAAGAGATATTAAACAATTTAATGCAAAGAGGTTATAAAAAAATAGTAACAGCTGTATCTTCAGCAAAGGTAGAAGGGGATTCTCCCAAAGAAAGACTAATTGAAATGACGAAAAATTATATAGAAGCAGCACTAAATATGCCAGAAGAATTTATGGCTGCCAAATTAAATCAATCTGAGATAGCATTAAAACACACATCCTCATTATTTAAGGGTGCCTCAAAAGAAAAGCCTGCTTTAGCTGCACTATATAATTGCTTAAAAGAAATTTACAAAGATAAAGAGATAGATGAAAATACAGTTGAATTAACTGCTCAAATGATTGCAGTATCAACATTAGGACTTATCATAAAGCTTATCATAGAAAAAGATATTGGTGATAAACAGAGACAAAGATTAATTGAATATTTTTCAGAAGAAGTAGTATTAAGGATAGTTAATGAAACAGGAATTAAAAGCAAGGAGGTGTAG
- a CDS encoding FMN-binding protein has product MKLIFKILLSVILIFILVSVSGIFYLARGLNEGKNIRINGIDVSNLNDGIYNGKYKAGRWKNELNITVKDHKIIKIDIKDDVTFPNTDVSNELFSKVIGKQNTTVDVISEATVTSKAYLKSIEDALNNN; this is encoded by the coding sequence TTGAAACTAATATTTAAAATACTATTATCAGTAATACTTATATTTATATTAGTCTCTGTAAGCGGAATATTTTATTTAGCTCGAGGACTTAATGAAGGAAAGAATATTAGGATAAACGGAATAGATGTATCCAATTTAAATGATGGAATATATAACGGAAAATATAAAGCTGGAAGATGGAAAAATGAATTAAATATCACAGTAAAAGATCATAAAATCATAAAAATTGATATAAAAGATGACGTGACTTTTCCTAATACTGATGTAAGCAACGAGTTATTTAGCAAAGTTATAGGAAAACAAAACACTACAGTTGATGTAATTTCAGAAGCTACTGTGACATCTAAAGCCTATCTCAAATCAATAGAAGATGCATTAAATAATAACTAA
- a CDS encoding flavodoxin domain-containing protein yields the protein MSTLIVYASKYGCTEKCVKLMSKELNDKVDLINLKNIRDIDLSKYDKVIIGGSIYIGRIQKEVTEFCSKNLDKLKEKRIGLFICGMQEGDMINTELNQNFPSELLEIAEAKGHFGGEFILDKMNFMEKLIVKKVSKVTSNKSNILEDNIHKFTQEINSI from the coding sequence ATGAGTACTTTAATAGTTTATGCAAGCAAATATGGATGTACGGAAAAATGTGTTAAACTGATGTCTAAAGAACTTAATGATAAAGTAGACTTAATAAATCTTAAGAATATAAGGGATATTGATTTGTCAAAATATGATAAAGTAATTATCGGAGGGTCAATATATATTGGTAGAATTCAAAAAGAAGTCACTGAATTCTGTTCAAAAAATTTAGATAAACTAAAGGAAAAACGAATTGGATTATTTATTTGTGGTATGCAAGAGGGAGATATGATAAATACTGAATTAAATCAAAACTTTCCCTCCGAATTATTGGAAATTGCAGAAGCAAAGGGACACTTTGGAGGAGAATTTATCCTTGATAAAATGAATTTCATGGAAAAATTAATAGTAAAAAAGGTATCCAAGGTAACATCTAATAAGTCAAATATATTGGAAGATAACATTCACAAATTTACTCAAGAGATAAATTCTATTTAG
- a CDS encoding MerR family transcriptional regulator, translating into MSNTYKTAEVAKKIGIHPNTVRLYEELDLIPKAQRRSNGYRVFTDFHIEQFKLARTALKVEVLQNGLRKKMICIIKLSAKGNFQEAIALTENYLEKIKVEQNNAEEAIDIAEKLLSGMQEREDELSLTRKETADYLQISMDTLRNWEMNGLLTVKRKQNGYRIYTNSDIRYLKIIRSLRCANYSLTAILRMLNALSCNPDVDIREVIDTPKGDDDIVSACDKLLTSLRSAEQNALCILSQIKVMQEKFNRNPTV; encoded by the coding sequence ATGTCGAATACTTATAAAACAGCAGAAGTTGCAAAAAAGATTGGAATACATCCTAACACTGTACGACTTTATGAAGAACTTGATTTGATACCGAAAGCCCAAAGAAGGTCAAATGGTTACCGTGTATTTACTGATTTTCATATTGAGCAATTCAAACTTGCAAGAACAGCTTTAAAGGTTGAAGTTTTACAGAATGGTCTAAGGAAAAAGATGATCTGCATTATTAAACTCTCGGCAAAAGGAAATTTTCAAGAAGCCATTGCACTTACCGAAAATTATTTGGAAAAGATCAAAGTTGAGCAAAATAATGCGGAGGAAGCCATAGATATTGCAGAAAAACTATTGTCCGGTATGCAAGAGAGAGAAGATGAATTATCTCTTACACGAAAAGAAACGGCTGATTACTTGCAAATTTCAATGGATACTTTGAGGAATTGGGAAATGAATGGATTGCTGACAGTTAAGAGAAAGCAGAATGGCTATAGGATTTATACCAATAGCGATATTAGATATCTAAAGATTATTCGTTCACTTCGCTGCGCCAATTATTCTCTTACAGCGATTTTGCGTATGCTGAACGCACTATCTTGTAATCCAGATGTTGATATACGAGAAGTCATTGATACTCCCAAAGGGGATGATGACATTGTATCTGCCTGTGATAAACTTCTTACATCATTGCGAAGTGCTGAGCAAAATGCATTATGTATATTGAGTCAAATAAAAGTTATGCAAGAAAAATTTAATAGGAACCCTACAGTTTAA
- a CDS encoding ABC transporter ATP-binding protein, which produces METTIKVTNLCKAYGSIQAVNDVSISAMRGEVFGLLGANGAGKSTTIECILGTKKFDKGTVSILGMNPQTERKKLFERVGVQFQESNYQEKITVAELCEVTGSLYENPSDYSELLKQFGLSDKLKSQVNELSGGQKQRLFIVLALIPSPEVVFLDELTTGLDARARRDVWKCLANLKSKGLTIFLASHFMDEVEALCDKICILKNGKTVFYGTIQEAVDSSPYDKFEDVYLWYTDEEGSKDESI; this is translated from the coding sequence ATGGAAACAACTATTAAAGTTACAAATCTATGCAAAGCATATGGAAGTATTCAAGCTGTGAATGATGTTAGTATTTCTGCTATGCGTGGTGAAGTATTCGGACTGCTCGGAGCTAATGGTGCAGGAAAAAGTACAACTATTGAATGTATTCTAGGAACAAAAAAATTTGATAAAGGAACCGTTTCTATTTTAGGAATGAATCCACAAACAGAAAGAAAAAAATTATTTGAAAGAGTTGGTGTTCAGTTCCAAGAGTCCAATTATCAAGAAAAAATAACAGTAGCTGAACTTTGTGAAGTAACGGGGTCTCTCTATGAAAACCCTTCAGATTATAGTGAGTTATTAAAACAGTTTGGACTTTCGGATAAACTTAAAAGTCAAGTTAATGAACTGTCAGGAGGTCAAAAACAACGTTTGTTTATTGTCCTTGCATTGATACCTAGTCCTGAAGTAGTATTTTTAGATGAGCTGACTACAGGGCTTGATGCAAGAGCTAGGCGGGATGTGTGGAAATGTCTTGCTAATCTAAAGTCAAAAGGACTTACCATTTTTTTAGCTTCACATTTTATGGATGAGGTTGAAGCTTTATGTGATAAAATTTGTATTCTTAAAAATGGAAAAACTGTTTTTTATGGAACAATACAAGAGGCAGTTGATAGTAGTCCATACGATAAATTTGAAGATGTATACCTTTGGTATACAGATGAGGAGGGTTCAAAAGATGAAAGCATTTAG
- a CDS encoding ABC transporter permease — MKAFRTMFKTELKLAIRGMDMVIFAIVLPVVVMIIIGAIYGDKAAFEGAEYSFLAQSFGGVVTIAISASGMMGLPLVVADYRNKKILKRFKVTPMSPTLILFVQIVVNMLMSFASLLLVYVAGAIFFGLRLKGDWFAFLGSYFLVLLSIYSIGMMVGAVSPNIKTSNLLCCILYFPALIFSGATLPYEVLPTVLQKMADILPLTQGIKLLKATSLGLPIGSVLFPITIMVVISVICVCISVRFFRWE, encoded by the coding sequence ATGAAAGCATTTAGGACAATGTTCAAAACTGAATTAAAACTTGCCATACGTGGCATGGATATGGTGATTTTTGCAATCGTTTTACCTGTAGTAGTCATGATTATTATTGGTGCTATTTATGGAGATAAGGCGGCATTTGAGGGAGCGGAATATTCATTTTTAGCTCAATCCTTTGGAGGAGTAGTGACCATTGCCATAAGTGCATCGGGAATGATGGGGTTGCCTTTGGTGGTCGCAGATTACCGCAATAAAAAAATATTAAAAAGGTTTAAAGTTACACCTATGAGTCCAACGCTGATTTTATTTGTACAGATTGTTGTTAATATGCTTATGTCGTTTGCTTCACTTCTTCTTGTGTACGTTGCTGGAGCAATATTTTTTGGACTCAGATTGAAGGGTGATTGGTTTGCATTTTTAGGATCATATTTTTTGGTGTTACTGTCAATTTACAGCATTGGAATGATGGTGGGAGCAGTATCGCCGAATATTAAAACATCAAATTTATTGTGTTGTATATTATATTTTCCCGCGCTTATCTTTTCAGGTGCAACTTTACCTTATGAGGTTTTGCCCACAGTACTTCAAAAGATGGCTGACATACTCCCTCTGACACAAGGAATAAAATTATTAAAGGCTACCTCTCTTGGATTACCAATAGGTAGTGTTCTTTTTCCGATTACTATTATGGTTGTAATATCAGTAATTTGTGTGTGTATTTCAGTTCGATTTTTTAGGTGGGAATAA
- a CDS encoding MerR family transcriptional regulator yields MREDLFTVGELAKKMNVTVRTLQYYDKEGLLKPSARSEGGRRLYAKKDMILLYHILSMKYLGFSLEEIKNNLISLDSPKDIYKLLEEQTKTIEYEIDNLNRILEAIEALKKSVAQTNAVDFNRYADIVSLIRTKNEGFLSVEFFNEDEELATHIKGLFADNPEIGIGLFQQYQQMCDKTILLKEQGKTPDSKEGQILAKEWWDLIFTFTGGNMELLPGILSFSEKRDNWSEGMRTQQKAVDEFMEEALSIYFQKNSIDFPELEEGYND; encoded by the coding sequence ATGAGAGAAGATTTATTTACTGTTGGGGAATTAGCAAAAAAGATGAATGTTACTGTAAGGACTTTACAGTATTACGATAAAGAAGGTTTGCTGAAACCATCTGCAAGAAGTGAGGGGGGACGCAGACTATATGCAAAAAAAGATATGATATTGTTATATCATATCTTATCAATGAAGTACTTGGGATTTTCTCTTGAGGAGATAAAAAATAACCTTATATCTCTTGATAGTCCAAAAGATATTTATAAATTACTAGAAGAACAAACAAAGACTATAGAGTATGAAATTGATAATTTGAATAGAATATTAGAAGCTATTGAGGCTTTGAAAAAAAGCGTAGCCCAAACAAATGCTGTAGATTTTAATAGATACGCTGATATTGTTTCGCTTATTCGCACAAAAAATGAAGGATTTTTGTCAGTTGAATTTTTTAATGAAGATGAAGAACTGGCAACACATATTAAGGGGTTGTTCGCAGATAATCCAGAAATTGGTATTGGACTTTTCCAACAATACCAGCAGATGTGTGATAAAACCATATTACTAAAAGAGCAAGGTAAGACACCTGATAGCAAAGAAGGGCAGATATTAGCAAAAGAATGGTGGGATCTAATATTTACCTTCACAGGTGGAAATATGGAATTGCTGCCGGGAATCCTAAGTTTTAGTGAGAAACGTGACAATTGGAGTGAGGGGATGCGAACTCAACAGAAGGCAGTAGATGAATTTATGGAAGAGGCCCTTTCAATCTATTTTCAAAAAAATTCTATAGATTTTCCTGAACTAGAGGAGGGCTATAATGATTGA